caAAGCCTGAACCTAAATTTACAGCTGCTGTCTCTGATCCTGATTGCATCATTCTGAGCCAAACTGTCAACATTAACCCTGCACCTCACCAAGAACTTCCACTTCATCAGCTTCAAGCTCCCCAGCTTGATCCTCACCGGCACCGTGGCCCTGAGGTTCAACGGGACGTTCCCGGTCTGGCGCTGCGCATCCAGCGAGGCCAGCAGGCCGGATGCATCCTGCGTCTGGCCAGTGAGCACGAGGCTGAGCTGCGTCGTGTTGCGGTGGCCCTGGTAGAACTTGGGCAGTGAACCTTCGCACAGCTTCGTGCCCGTGTACCACACGCTCAGATGGCTCCCTCCCTCGTAGTATATTCCTATCTTCTTGTTGGGGTTCCTCGCCGTGATGTTGACGTTGAACGTCGCGGACAGGCTGTTGTCGACGGTGCTGGGGCTCAACTCGGTGATCCTCATGGCGTCGACCGagtattttggtattttcgGGTCGAATACGAAGTATATTATGGCAGCTAGTATGCCGATTAGTATGATTTGGATGATGATGAGGGCTAGTGTCCAGCATAGGCACTTCTTGAAGCAGCTGCCCCTCCTCTTGGGCGGCTTCATTGGCGCGTACGGGATTGTCCGGTGCATCGGCCTCTCCGGGTCTCCCTGCTCCGACCGGTACGAGCCTCGCCCGACGAGTGGGGCGGTGGGTTTCGGGGGAGGCCCGGCCTCGGGGTCTACCGGGTGGATTCTTTGATGATCAGCCATTGGGTATATGGAGAGGAAGTATTGTAAGTTTCTTGTTTTGGGCAAATGTATGGTTGGTTATATAATGTTTAGATTGGGTGTGAAAGTGTTAAAGTGTGTGTGTTGAAGCTTCGTATATTTGACTTTGGGTAATGATATGGTAAAGAGTCTTATTCTAGGGAGTTTTTTTCTTATGCTAGCAAATTAAATGAAGTTACTGGTTGAGTAGGTCTAATAACGCCTTTTGGTCAAAGACAGACGCGTTGCACTTGCAGCAATAATTATACTacgtttttgatattttcttgacTTTTTAAACTATGCGGTTTTGTTGggttatcaataaaattaataagtttgcatattttaatactactttatttttatgtgtgCACTTTAtcgttttatttctaattgaATTTGAGTGCCAAACGCATCTTTTGATCTATAAAAATGCATTTAGTTAATTAGACAATGTACACCTTGTTCACTAATCCAGAATTTTTATTCATCGTTTCCAATATATTGGCTTCTCCATACATGTAGCCGTGTGTttcaaatggagtattatacaaGTATAATCATATCAATGGTGGACTTATAGGTCCAAAGAGAAAAAATCTGCCCCATCATTTTTAACCGCCATGAGGTATTTTTCTGCATCGGGAATAAACGACAGAAACTAGAGATACATACGACGAGTATTGATAGATGTAGCGTCCACATCAAGCAATGGCGTATTTAGAACtgaaaaataaggaaaaattgGACACGGGGGGGTCGGTCGCCCAATCCCAATCCCATGCATCCTCCACCGACGTCAAATGAGCTAGCATTGCAAGAGGAAGCAGCAGTGACGCCATCGACAATAAACTAAGATAAAGATAATGAGAAAGATAGGAAGTGATAAATAGAATTAGATAAAATGACGCAAGAGAGACAATTGCGCAGTCGACAGAGGCAACAAATGTAAGGGACTTATGAACTAATAATTCGGACCAgtcctaattttaaaaacaaaatgatacTCAAAAGGCTAGTAAATGACGATGAATAACAAatgattattaaatttatcgATAAATAGTAGAGTAGCATTATGCCCTCAATTCGATACCAATATTGGTGGGGGCACACCATTCTCCTTATGGCTCTATGCCTGTgattattattagtactattagttATTTGAAACAAGTCGCATTAAATGGCGTCAAATAATACgcaaaagcaaataaatctTTATTGGTTTAACCAtagttttttattagtttaacCAGAGTTGCAATTGCACTCAAAAGTAATCAAACACGTCAATATGTCACGATGAATAAAAGTGACGCTGAATCAAATTTCCAATGGATGACAATTCTTGCTTCAGATATGATATGGTAGAGTACAAAATAGctttacttttactaattcaatatacaaataatcttatagtattaaatttattctagGAACAACTTTATATGTTGTAAACGAATGAGCCTCCTCTTTTTAATTTCGTTCTAATTTCAGTACACAAATTTATATTCCTCTTATGGTGTGGTTTTAACATGATTCATGCTCTTCTCCTCTGAGATTTAGAAGCTTCCATAGTTGGAATGAAATGTGACGCGTGATATATGTGGACTAGGTAAAAACTTTGTTAATCTAACCAAATAACTTTTGACTTTCAAGACTATATAATGTAATTGCCTACGAATCTAATAAGCTTTTGTCCACACctacacatatttatttagtttatatttCCTTCCGTCACTTTGCCATAAGTCAATATTTTAAAGCCTacaatatgatattatattcaCATGGTTGTGTCTGCATACA
The genomic region above belongs to Salvia hispanica cultivar TCC Black 2014 chromosome 3, UniMelb_Shisp_WGS_1.0, whole genome shotgun sequence and contains:
- the LOC125211641 gene encoding NDR1/HIN1-like protein 6, producing the protein MADHQRIHPVDPEAGPPPKPTAPLVGRGSYRSEQGDPERPMHRTIPYAPMKPPKRRGSCFKKCLCWTLALIIIQIILIGILAAIIYFVFDPKIPKYSVDAMRITELSPSTVDNSLSATFNVNITARNPNKKIGIYYEGGSHLSVWYTGTKLCEGSLPKFYQGHRNTTQLSLVLTGQTQDASGLLASLDAQRQTGNVPLNLRATVPVRIKLGSLKLMKWKFLVRCRVNVDSLAQNDAIRIRDSSCKFRFRL